One window of the Desulfobacterales bacterium genome contains the following:
- the fliF gene encoding flagellar M-ring protein FliF, which translates to MAEDIGKTSAPQLKNWPNSRKLLLIVVALVCVGIFGAIILQARHADYRLLYANMANGDGAEVIRWLKEQKIPYRLENNGTTIHIPADQVYEARLRLAGSGLPRGGGVGFEIFDKQSFGMTDFSQKVNYLRALQGELSRTISSLAPVETARVHLVMPEKRVFQAQQQDTTASVILKLVPGSALKESQVQGVINLVAGSIEGLDPGRVTVVDSSGRILSRPPRAEVDGLASSGLIERQLSLERQLEGRAQSLLDRALGLGNSVVRVTATVDFSRLEQTEERYDPDGSVVRSELVTEEKSGGQTAAGVPGVAANLKNGGVSAGAAGTSRSEETVKYELSKTVSRKVLPAGALKSLSVAVLVADRRTPAAGSAPGSEPTYVPRTVEELAVIEKMVRSAIGVDPARGDKFEINSLPFENGFEIGPVREAAPMSDIYIYLPFVKYGLLALAALLVYLLLVRPLLKILRRPDWVVTPLKTVGEIEAEMAGGTGGEGQKALPLAADMDLGKRLREQVISQKAPYAQIIRSWLREG; encoded by the coding sequence ATGGCTGAAGACATCGGGAAAACCAGCGCGCCCCAGCTCAAAAACTGGCCCAACTCACGCAAACTGCTGCTGATCGTGGTGGCCCTGGTCTGTGTGGGAATTTTCGGGGCCATTATCCTGCAGGCACGCCATGCTGATTACCGGCTGTTGTACGCCAACATGGCCAACGGAGACGGGGCCGAGGTGATCCGTTGGCTCAAGGAGCAGAAGATCCCCTATCGGCTGGAAAACAACGGCACGACGATCCACATTCCAGCGGACCAGGTATATGAAGCCCGTCTGCGGCTGGCAGGTTCCGGTCTGCCCCGGGGCGGGGGGGTCGGTTTTGAAATCTTTGATAAGCAGAGCTTCGGCATGACCGATTTTTCACAGAAGGTCAATTACCTGCGGGCCCTGCAGGGTGAACTGAGCCGGACCATCTCCTCGCTGGCCCCGGTGGAGACGGCCCGGGTCCACCTGGTCATGCCGGAAAAGCGGGTGTTCCAGGCCCAGCAACAGGATACCACCGCGTCGGTGATCCTGAAGCTGGTGCCCGGCTCGGCCCTGAAGGAGAGTCAGGTTCAGGGGGTGATCAACCTGGTTGCGGGCAGCATCGAGGGACTGGACCCCGGCCGGGTGACAGTGGTCGATTCCAGCGGCCGGATCCTTTCCCGGCCGCCCCGGGCCGAGGTCGACGGGCTGGCATCTTCCGGGTTGATCGAGCGTCAGCTGTCGCTGGAACGGCAGTTGGAGGGGCGGGCCCAGTCGCTGCTGGACCGGGCCCTGGGCCTGGGTAATTCAGTGGTCCGGGTGACGGCGACTGTTGATTTCTCCCGCCTGGAACAGACCGAGGAACGCTATGATCCGGACGGCAGCGTGGTCCGCAGCGAATTGGTCACCGAGGAGAAGAGCGGCGGCCAGACGGCTGCCGGGGTGCCCGGGGTGGCTGCCAACCTCAAGAACGGCGGGGTGAGCGCCGGAGCCGCGGGCACGAGCCGCAGCGAGGAAACGGTCAAGTATGAACTGAGCAAGACGGTGAGCCGGAAGGTCTTGCCGGCCGGCGCCCTGAAGAGCCTGTCAGTGGCCGTGCTGGTCGCCGACCGCCGGACCCCGGCCGCGGGCTCGGCTCCCGGCTCGGAGCCCACCTATGTCCCGCGCACGGTTGAGGAACTGGCTGTTATCGAGAAGATGGTGCGGAGCGCGATCGGCGTGGACCCGGCCCGGGGTGACAAGTTCGAGATCAACTCCCTCCCCTTTGAAAACGGGTTCGAGATCGGACCGGTGCGGGAAGCGGCCCCCATGAGCGATATCTACATCTACCTGCCCTTTGTCAAGTACGGGCTGCTGGCGCTGGCCGCCCTGCTTGTCTACCTGTTGCTCGTCCGGCCGCTGCTGAAAATCCTGCGCCGGCCGGACTGGGTGGTGACGCCGCTCAAGACGGTGGGTGAAATCGAGGCCGAGATGGCCGGCGGGACCGGCGGCGAGGGGCAGAAGGCCCTGCCCCTCGCCGCTGACATGGACCTGGGCAAGCGGCTGCGCGAGCAGGTTATCAGCCAGAAGGCGCCCTATGCGCAGATCATCAGATCCTGGCTGCGGGAGGGTTGA
- the fliE gene encoding flagellar hook-basal body complex protein FliE, whose protein sequence is MKDITLVSYLKALPLAGPGVPAGPVAEGFSRTLRSAVAQVNRNQMTADHAVENFQIGESRNLHEVMIAVEKADISLRMMVQVRNKVIEAYQEIMRMQV, encoded by the coding sequence ATGAAAGATATCACCCTGGTCAGTTACCTCAAGGCCCTGCCCCTGGCCGGGCCCGGCGTGCCGGCCGGGCCGGTGGCCGAGGGGTTTTCCCGGACCCTGCGGTCGGCAGTGGCCCAGGTCAACCGGAACCAGATGACCGCCGACCATGCGGTTGAGAATTTCCAGATCGGTGAATCGCGCAATCTCCACGAGGTGATGATCGCGGTGGAAAAGGCCGACATCTCGCTGCGGATGATGGTTCAGGTGCGCAATAAGGTGATTGAGGCCTATCAGGAAATCATGCGGATGCAGGTCTGA